One Deinococcus psychrotolerans genomic window carries:
- a CDS encoding IS110 family transposase has translation MFVLGLDVGLSDLYARLLDVPTQGVPVALGDVRVFCNSPEGHQALCAWLELHRAVPALTAVVMESTGVYWERIAVCLHTAGFAVSVVNAAQIKYFAKSMLRRGKTDKMDAELIARYGATMRPACWTPTDACVESLRALIHERDAVVELITLEKGRHHALDHRHTVQDVVVRLCDERLALLTQQRDQLNTAIQDTIALPGRLHVQIELLASVPGIGQLTAAVLLSETGHLDEMHRSEQWTAYAGLSPVPRQSGAMVGRCRISKIGNARLRRAMYMSAVTVSRLSNPLGAYYRRLVEQGKPKKMALIALARKLLRICFAVLKTAQPFDPAYQRPLKAA, from the coding sequence ATGTTTGTGCTTGGACTCGATGTCGGCCTTAGTGACCTGTACGCCCGTCTGCTCGACGTTCCTACGCAAGGGGTGCCCGTGGCGCTCGGGGACGTCCGTGTGTTCTGCAACTCGCCTGAAGGCCATCAGGCGCTGTGCGCGTGGCTGGAACTGCACAGGGCTGTTCCAGCCCTGACGGCGGTGGTGATGGAGTCCACCGGCGTGTACTGGGAGCGCATCGCGGTGTGCCTCCATACCGCTGGATTTGCCGTGAGCGTCGTCAATGCTGCACAGATCAAGTACTTTGCTAAAAGTATGCTTCGACGCGGCAAAACGGACAAGATGGATGCCGAGTTGATTGCCCGCTATGGGGCCACCATGCGTCCAGCGTGCTGGACGCCCACCGATGCCTGTGTCGAATCCCTCCGTGCCCTGATTCACGAGCGAGATGCGGTGGTCGAGCTGATCACGCTGGAGAAAGGTCGGCACCATGCACTCGACCACCGCCATACGGTGCAGGACGTGGTCGTACGGTTGTGCGATGAACGCCTAGCATTGCTCACTCAGCAGCGTGATCAACTCAACACAGCCATCCAGGACACCATTGCGCTTCCGGGTCGACTGCACGTTCAGATCGAGCTGCTGGCATCCGTGCCAGGCATCGGGCAGTTGACAGCAGCGGTGCTGCTGTCAGAAACCGGACATCTGGACGAGATGCACCGCTCGGAGCAGTGGACCGCCTACGCTGGCTTATCACCTGTTCCACGTCAATCCGGAGCGATGGTTGGGCGTTGTCGTATCTCTAAGATCGGGAATGCGCGTCTCAGACGCGCGATGTACATGTCGGCTGTGACAGTCTCGCGCCTATCAAACCCACTCGGAGCGTATTACCGACGCTTGGTTGAGCAGGGCAAACCGAAGAAGATGGCGTTGATCGCGCTGGCACGCAAACTCCTGCGGATCTGCTTTGCCGTCTTGAAGACCGCCCAGCCGTTTGACCCGGCCTATCAGCGTCCTCTGAAGGCGGCTTGA
- a CDS encoding MBL fold metallo-hydrolase encodes MPQYAKAKDIDPVSDLHFMGLGGTDEVGASSYLYVLKEGNLLIDAGVRPGRLGDAALPDFTPLADLKPSAMILTHAHLDHLGALPVVTSRFPKMLVYCTQATARIANLVLGDTLKISTQQGVPLFSAGQMMQALERLRIIPYFETITDHGYSFMLIPSGHLIGAASVLISSGGREVFHTGDVSNIATPVVNAAHMPAEPISVSAVVSESTYGDTLLPSRKEQVKTFVTAIGQTLRGGGRVLIPSFALGRAQEITQVLLGAMTSGLIPKVPLYLDGLTRGITELYEDMLDELPDGLNNFKRSSGQPAFLREPLHLVKDRCERERIIHSDRPAVVIASSGMLHAGASPQYARAWLPSADNALFVVGYQDAESPGRRLLELQQGGEVMLPNDKGNLEPVSAYSRVERFYLSAHADRGGLIGLISRYPAGRMILTHGEVSARNNLAGYLNTKMDVSLPKAGDLVALKDGGHRRGAFIQASTKKLAATKERHARAKVEISYDAEHHVLVVELPDKLSGELFQSGEYSLEVLKGKLTKIKLVQRDTDTDQAGVEIDPPIEAELS; translated from the coding sequence GTGCCTCAATATGCCAAAGCAAAAGACATTGATCCGGTGAGCGACCTGCATTTCATGGGCCTCGGCGGCACCGATGAAGTCGGAGCCAGCTCGTATCTGTATGTCCTCAAAGAAGGCAATCTGCTGATTGACGCGGGCGTGCGCCCCGGACGACTCGGTGACGCCGCCCTCCCCGACTTTACCCCACTCGCGGATCTCAAGCCTTCAGCGATGATCCTCACCCACGCCCACCTCGATCATTTAGGCGCACTTCCCGTCGTCACTTCCCGTTTCCCAAAGATGCTGGTCTACTGCACTCAAGCCACCGCCCGCATTGCCAATCTGGTGCTCGGTGACACGCTCAAGATCAGCACCCAGCAAGGCGTCCCACTCTTTAGCGCCGGTCAAATGATGCAGGCGCTCGAACGCCTGCGGATCATTCCTTACTTTGAAACCATCACCGATCATGGCTACAGTTTCATGCTCATTCCCAGCGGGCATTTAATCGGGGCCGCCAGCGTCCTGATCAGTAGTGGTGGGCGTGAGGTGTTCCACACGGGCGATGTCAGCAATATTGCCACTCCGGTCGTCAACGCCGCCCACATGCCCGCCGAACCCATTTCAGTCAGCGCCGTGGTCAGTGAAAGCACTTACGGCGATACCTTACTCCCTAGCCGTAAAGAGCAGGTCAAAACCTTTGTCACGGCGATTGGTCAAACCTTGCGCGGTGGCGGTCGGGTACTGATCCCCTCGTTCGCGTTGGGCCGCGCTCAGGAAATCACCCAGGTCTTATTGGGGGCCATGACCAGCGGCCTCATTCCAAAGGTGCCGCTGTACTTAGATGGTCTGACACGCGGGATTACTGAACTCTACGAGGACATGCTCGACGAACTTCCGGACGGCCTGAACAACTTCAAGCGCAGCAGCGGACAACCCGCCTTTCTACGTGAGCCGCTTCATCTGGTCAAAGATCGGTGCGAGCGCGAGCGGATCATCCACTCAGATCGCCCCGCTGTCGTGATCGCCTCCAGCGGAATGCTGCACGCCGGAGCGAGTCCGCAGTATGCCCGTGCTTGGCTCCCCAGCGCTGACAATGCACTGTTTGTGGTGGGGTATCAAGACGCTGAAAGTCCAGGACGGCGGCTCTTGGAGTTACAGCAAGGCGGGGAGGTGATGCTGCCCAACGACAAAGGGAATTTGGAACCCGTCTCGGCGTACTCACGGGTAGAACGCTTTTATCTCTCCGCCCACGCTGATCGAGGCGGCTTGATCGGACTGATCAGCCGTTATCCAGCGGGCCGCATGATCTTGACTCACGGCGAAGTCTCGGCACGAAACAACCTCGCGGGCTATCTGAATACCAAGATGGACGTCAGTCTGCCCAAAGCCGGTGATTTGGTCGCCCTGAAGGACGGTGGGCATCGGCGCGGGGCCTTTATTCAGGCCAGCACCAAGAAGTTAGCCGCCACCAAAGAGCGCCACGCCCGCGCCAAAGTAGAGATCAGCTATGACGCTGAGCATCACGTCCTGGTGGTGGAATTGCCAGACAAGCTCAGCGGCGAGTTGTTTCAGAGCGGTGAATATTCGCTCGAAGTTCTCAAGGGCAAACTCACCAAGATCAAATTGGTGCAGCGAGACACAGACACGGATCAAGCCGGCGTAGAGATTGACCCGCCGATTGAAGCCGAGCTTTCGTGA
- a CDS encoding solute carrier organic anion transporter, with translation MNQRHKNTPNRRKKPIKPELIVKIILALSSLMMGLAALLTALRH, from the coding sequence ATGAATCAACGTCATAAGAATACGCCAAACCGCCGCAAAAAGCCAATCAAACCTGAACTCATCGTCAAGATCATCTTGGCCCTGAGTTCGCTGATGATGGGCTTAGCGGCACTCCTGACAGCCCTGAGACACTAA
- a CDS encoding tyrosine-type recombinase/integrase has protein sequence MPERIPEDQNLTLDLYRGDLLALTKLWTGLHDDELKRRAVKAAGEKDITALVSLTTAYLGHAGGSGVLTSPHTVLAYERGVRQFLTWATNQAVGLLRPGRHDAQSYVNALLAAGRAPSGVSLRVAAASCLYRALRWAGATEARPFEDVRVPKDPTPGLVKRPPYTEDDLHDVLKVADGQARFLILLISHAGLRISEALALKWPDIDEAARRLTVTSGKGRKARIVAMSTSLARASRDYRAIYGPGGTEQTDGQRTTTLDHVFRFSDTETARYHIVKAFKLGGVKFRGFHPGRKYAGTKLLTQIKDFGRVAAHLGHESVDTTRKGYAALPVDDLKSDLSGW, from the coding sequence ATGCCTGAAAGAATACCCGAAGATCAAAACTTGACCCTCGACCTCTACCGAGGCGATTTGCTGGCCCTCACCAAACTCTGGACCGGTCTCCACGACGACGAACTCAAAAGGCGAGCCGTCAAAGCCGCTGGAGAAAAAGACATCACCGCCCTCGTCTCCCTCACCACCGCTTACTTGGGTCACGCGGGCGGCAGCGGCGTCCTCACCAGTCCCCACACGGTACTTGCTTACGAACGCGGCGTCCGGCAGTTCCTGACGTGGGCCACAAATCAAGCCGTAGGACTTCTGCGCCCCGGACGCCACGACGCTCAGAGTTACGTCAATGCGTTGCTCGCGGCGGGCCGTGCGCCATCAGGCGTTTCGCTCCGGGTCGCCGCCGCTTCTTGCCTGTACCGAGCGCTGCGCTGGGCTGGGGCCACTGAAGCCAGACCCTTTGAAGACGTGCGCGTCCCCAAAGACCCAACCCCAGGGCTGGTCAAGCGCCCGCCCTACACTGAGGACGACCTCCACGACGTCTTAAAGGTAGCGGACGGGCAAGCCCGGTTTCTGATCTTGCTTATCAGTCACGCTGGCCTCCGCATCAGTGAAGCCTTAGCCCTCAAATGGCCCGATATCGACGAAGCCGCTCGGCGCTTAACCGTCACCTCCGGCAAAGGCCGCAAAGCCAGAATCGTCGCCATGAGCACCTCACTCGCCCGCGCCAGCCGCGACTACCGGGCCATCTACGGTCCCGGCGGCACCGAACAAACCGACGGCCAACGCACCACAACACTCGATCACGTCTTCCGCTTCTCCGATACCGAAACAGCCCGCTATCACATCGTCAAAGCCTTCAAACTCGGCGGCGTCAAATTCAGAGGCTTCCATCCCGGACGCAAGTACGCCGGAACGAAACTCCTCACTCAGATCAAAGACTTCGGACGGGTCGCCGCGCACCTTGGTCATGAGAGTGTGGACACCACTCGCAAAGGCTACGCCGCACTTCCAGTGGACGATCTCAAGTCTGATTTGTCGGGTTGGTAA
- a CDS encoding superoxide dismutase family protein, translating into MSMNMPAAPAPLSATAALRDSAGQVLGQATFKQTGMNVQMTVTVSGLTPGQHGMHIHEYGRCTPGVDAATNTVVAFGGAGGHFDPGMSRNHDSPAADDKYGHGGDLPMITVGADGNGSASFMTQKVSLTSMTGILNRSIVVHAMADDYKSDPSGMSGARERCGIITRDNFAARDYLLPGAQDFPEGIAYDAARGLIFTGSAANGDIYAVNAQSGQTSLFSRGGALGRASALGMKVDTQGRLWVAGGATGAVSVLSPDGSPVATLMTPPSPNPYLNDLAAAPDGSVYVTDSTRPMLWRVRDMKIEPWLDLGQTPIKYGPGINLNGIVATPNGRYLLTVQLNTGELWRIDTRSKAVTRVMGGLMHGDGLLLDGRTLYVARNADQVVSKVQLSADYASGQMILEEPARGLRYPSTLIMVGGDLVSTQSQLDKLTGGTPETPFKLTRFRKF; encoded by the coding sequence ATGAGCATGAACATGCCAGCTGCCCCCGCGCCGCTGAGCGCCACCGCCGCGCTGAGGGATTCGGCAGGTCAGGTTCTGGGACAGGCCACCTTCAAACAGACGGGCATGAACGTGCAGATGACGGTGACGGTCAGCGGACTGACGCCCGGCCAGCACGGTATGCACATCCATGAGTACGGACGCTGCACCCCCGGCGTGGACGCCGCCACCAACACGGTCGTGGCCTTCGGCGGCGCGGGCGGGCACTTCGACCCCGGCATGAGCCGCAACCATGACAGCCCCGCAGCGGACGACAAGTACGGTCACGGCGGCGACCTGCCGATGATCACGGTGGGCGCAGACGGCAACGGCTCGGCCAGCTTCATGACCCAGAAAGTCAGCCTCACCAGCATGACGGGGATACTCAACCGCTCCATTGTTGTTCACGCCATGGCCGACGATTACAAATCCGATCCGTCCGGTATGAGCGGGGCGCGCGAACGCTGCGGAATCATTACACGTGACAATTTTGCCGCCCGCGATTACCTGCTACCGGGGGCCCAAGACTTTCCCGAGGGCATTGCTTACGACGCGGCGCGCGGCCTGATTTTCACCGGCAGCGCGGCCAACGGCGACATCTACGCCGTGAATGCCCAGAGCGGCCAGACCAGTCTCTTTTCCAGAGGCGGCGCGCTGGGACGGGCCTCGGCGTTGGGCATGAAAGTGGACACGCAGGGCCGACTGTGGGTGGCGGGCGGCGCGACTGGCGCGGTCAGCGTGCTCTCTCCCGACGGCTCGCCGGTTGCCACGCTGATGACGCCGCCCAGCCCCAATCCGTACCTCAACGACCTCGCCGCTGCGCCCGACGGCAGCGTCTACGTGACCGACTCGACCCGGCCCATGCTGTGGCGCGTCAGGGATATGAAGATCGAGCCCTGGTTGGATCTGGGGCAGACGCCGATCAAGTACGGCCCCGGCATCAACCTCAACGGCATCGTGGCGACCCCGAATGGGCGCTACCTGCTGACGGTGCAGCTCAATACCGGCGAGTTGTGGCGCATCGATACCCGCAGCAAGGCCGTAACCCGGGTCATGGGCGGCCTGATGCATGGCGACGGTCTGCTGCTCGACGGACGCACCCTGTACGTGGCCCGCAACGCCGATCAGGTGGTGAGTAAGGTGCAGCTCAGCGCTGACTACGCCAGCGGTCAGATGATACTCGAGGAACCGGCACGGGGTCTGCGTTATCCCAGCACCCTGATCATGGTGGGCGGCGATCTGGTCAGCACCCAGAGCCAGCTCGACAAACTGACGGGCGGCACGCCGGAAACGCCCTTCAAGCTGACACGCTTCAGGAAATTCTAG
- a CDS encoding PQQ-dependent sugar dehydrogenase — MEGVISLKHLLLTSSLALSLAAAQTAPSTPQPITPPEPAATATVTRLEPVALEFSANQLSRLKVPAGFQLKVMATGLGNARSLLVMPDGGIYLSRMKQGDVWYLKDVNGDGQIENVERKQVARNMSSVHAMSVRGGKLYVAAEKTIWVMDMAKDGSLNVPHVFADGFPDAGQHGARGMHWGPDGYLYAAFGSTNNDSRTPNPEEATMLRISPDGKSREIYSSGLRHTIGFGWHPVTGVLYGFDQGSDWHGDNIPPEELNVIERGKDYGWPFCYGDKNPDPYVNLSGMPGKVTKGEYCAQTQGSLLNYTAHAAAIDATFYTASQFPADYKNSMFVAYRGSWNRSEPSGYQIAHVAFSNNQPTTITPFVSGFVYQDGDAWKQFGRVAGVAQYTDGSLLFTDDQSGVLYRVLYTGGQK; from the coding sequence CTGGAAGGCGTGATTTCCCTCAAACATCTGTTGCTCACCAGCAGCCTCGCCCTGAGCCTGGCTGCTGCCCAGACTGCTCCGTCCACCCCCCAACCGATCACGCCGCCGGAACCTGCGGCCACCGCCACTGTGACCCGCCTGGAGCCGGTGGCACTGGAATTTAGTGCCAACCAACTCAGCCGCCTCAAAGTGCCTGCCGGATTTCAGCTCAAGGTCATGGCAACGGGCCTGGGCAACGCCCGCAGCCTCCTTGTGATGCCGGACGGCGGCATCTACCTCAGCCGCATGAAACAGGGCGACGTGTGGTACCTCAAAGACGTGAACGGCGACGGCCAGATCGAGAACGTGGAACGCAAACAGGTGGCCCGCAACATGAGTTCGGTGCACGCCATGTCGGTGCGCGGCGGCAAATTATACGTGGCCGCCGAGAAGACCATCTGGGTGATGGACATGGCCAAGGACGGCAGTTTGAATGTGCCGCACGTGTTCGCAGACGGCTTTCCCGATGCCGGGCAGCACGGCGCGCGCGGAATGCACTGGGGACCCGACGGCTACCTCTACGCCGCGTTCGGCAGCACCAACAACGATTCGCGCACGCCCAACCCTGAAGAAGCGACCATGCTGCGCATCAGCCCTGACGGCAAGAGCCGCGAGATCTATTCCAGCGGCCTGCGCCACACCATCGGCTTCGGCTGGCATCCGGTGACCGGCGTGCTCTACGGCTTCGACCAGGGCAGCGACTGGCACGGCGATAACATTCCGCCGGAAGAGCTGAACGTGATTGAGCGCGGCAAGGATTACGGCTGGCCTTTTTGCTACGGCGACAAGAACCCCGATCCTTACGTGAACCTGAGCGGCATGCCCGGCAAGGTCACCAAGGGCGAGTACTGCGCCCAGACCCAGGGCAGCCTGCTCAATTACACCGCCCACGCGGCGGCCATCGACGCAACTTTTTACACCGCCAGTCAATTTCCTGCCGACTACAAAAACAGCATGTTCGTGGCGTACCGGGGTTCCTGGAACCGCAGCGAGCCGAGCGGCTACCAGATCGCCCACGTGGCGTTCAGCAACAACCAGCCCACCACCATCACCCCATTCGTTTCGGGCTTCGTATACCAGGACGGCGACGCCTGGAAACAGTTCGGGCGGGTGGCGGGCGTGGCCCAGTACACCGACGGCTCGCTGCTGTTTACCGATGACCAGAGCGGCGTACTTTACCGCGTGCTCTACACCGGAGGCCAGAAGTGA
- the ung gene encoding uracil-DNA glycosylase codes for MSVLSASNSVAQSTQLVWFKKDLRISDHAPLVHAAARGPVVPLYIYEPEQFTHEEFAGHHLTYLNACLQELNERLRELGTPLIVRVGEAVSVLEALREEVGIGSIWAHEETGNAVSYTRDRRVRAWARERGIPFHELPQNGVVRRMTNRDGWADTWEERLGSHPLPPPARLRGTAVTTHDLRTHTELSVVPSQQTILPGGEQAARTTLDSFLAVRGVNYMREMSSPLSAETACSRLSAPLAFGTLSLRETLHATRQRLAAVSGDAAADPRWVRSLRSYESRLHWHCHFIQRLESEPEMEFQNLNRAFDGLREQDWNPEFFDRWAHGQTGFPLIDACMRMLKATGWLNFRMRAMLVSFASQHLWLHWRPTGVFLARQWLDNEPGIHWSQMQMQSAVVGINRVRIYSPTRQAKQQDPSGEFIRRWVPELQDAPIDFIHAPWEWSGSSRLNYPAPIVDEGKAARAAKAKIMAARSQAHFELESKRVYALHGSRKKAVMRAERVARGLPPKPIKVTSKPPKPMLVSAAQPALFGSAQIGAKPIHIAGLPGSWRDALAAEFCAPYFHTLKDFLVRERAEHTVYPPAPDVFNALRLTPLEEVKVLILGQDPYHGHGQAQGLSFSVRPGVQVPPSLQNIYKELHDDLGIQPPRNGDLTPWATQGVLLLNAVLTVRAGQPNSHASQGWEPLSDAVIRAVNAQPQRVVFVLWGAYARKKAKLITAPQHVILQSAHPSPYSAERFFGTRPFSRANAALEEAGRESVAWPL; via the coding sequence ATGTCGGTTCTGTCTGCATCTAACTCGGTTGCCCAGTCTACACAGCTCGTTTGGTTCAAAAAGGATTTGCGAATCAGCGATCACGCCCCGCTGGTACACGCCGCCGCCCGCGGGCCAGTCGTACCGCTGTACATTTACGAACCGGAGCAATTCACGCACGAGGAATTCGCCGGACACCACCTGACCTACCTCAATGCCTGCTTGCAGGAGTTAAACGAGCGGCTGCGCGAACTCGGCACGCCGCTCATCGTGCGGGTGGGTGAGGCGGTCAGCGTGCTGGAAGCGCTGCGCGAAGAAGTCGGCATCGGCAGTATCTGGGCACACGAAGAAACCGGCAACGCTGTGAGCTACACCCGTGACCGACGGGTACGGGCTTGGGCACGGGAGCGTGGCATTCCCTTTCACGAGTTGCCGCAAAACGGCGTGGTGCGCCGGATGACCAACCGCGACGGCTGGGCTGACACCTGGGAGGAGCGCTTGGGGTCGCACCCGCTGCCGCCGCCCGCCCGATTGCGCGGCACGGCTGTCACTACACATGACTTGCGAACCCACACAGAGCTTAGCGTCGTGCCCAGCCAACAAACGATCCTGCCCGGCGGCGAACAGGCAGCCCGCACTACCTTGGACAGCTTCCTAGCGGTGCGCGGCGTGAACTACATGCGCGAGATGAGCAGCCCGCTGAGTGCAGAGACCGCCTGTTCGCGGCTGAGCGCTCCGCTGGCCTTCGGTACTCTGTCGCTCAGGGAGACGCTGCATGCCACCCGGCAGCGTTTGGCCGCCGTCAGCGGTGATGCGGCAGCCGACCCGCGCTGGGTCAGGTCACTCAGGAGCTACGAGAGCCGCCTGCACTGGCACTGCCATTTCATCCAGCGGCTGGAATCTGAACCAGAGATGGAATTTCAAAATCTCAATCGGGCCTTTGACGGCCTGCGCGAACAGGATTGGAACCCTGAGTTTTTTGACCGCTGGGCACACGGGCAAACCGGCTTCCCACTGATCGATGCCTGCATGCGGATGCTGAAAGCCACCGGTTGGCTCAACTTCCGGATGCGGGCCATGCTGGTGAGTTTCGCCTCACAGCACCTATGGCTGCATTGGCGGCCCACCGGTGTATTTCTGGCACGGCAGTGGCTGGATAATGAACCTGGCATCCACTGGTCACAGATGCAGATGCAGAGCGCGGTGGTGGGCATCAACCGCGTCCGCATCTACTCGCCCACCCGTCAAGCCAAGCAGCAAGACCCGTCAGGGGAGTTCATCCGCCGTTGGGTGCCGGAACTGCAGGACGCACCGATAGATTTCATTCACGCCCCTTGGGAGTGGAGCGGGTCGAGCCGCTTGAACTACCCTGCCCCAATCGTGGACGAAGGTAAAGCGGCGCGGGCCGCCAAAGCCAAAATTATGGCGGCCCGTAGTCAAGCGCATTTCGAACTGGAATCAAAGCGGGTCTACGCCCTGCACGGCAGCCGCAAGAAGGCAGTCATGCGGGCGGAGCGGGTAGCGCGAGGCTTGCCGCCCAAGCCCATCAAGGTGACGTCCAAACCGCCGAAACCCATGCTGGTCAGTGCCGCTCAGCCCGCCCTCTTCGGCAGCGCTCAAATCGGCGCAAAGCCTATCCACATTGCGGGCCTGCCGGGCTCTTGGCGGGACGCGCTCGCCGCCGAGTTCTGCGCACCGTACTTCCATACTCTCAAGGACTTCTTGGTGCGTGAGCGGGCCGAGCATACGGTCTACCCACCCGCGCCAGATGTATTCAATGCCCTACGGCTGACCCCATTGGAGGAGGTGAAGGTACTGATTCTGGGACAAGATCCCTACCACGGACACGGCCAAGCTCAGGGCCTGTCATTCAGCGTGCGGCCCGGCGTGCAGGTGCCGCCGAGCTTGCAGAACATCTACAAGGAGCTTCACGACGACCTTGGCATCCAACCTCCCCGAAACGGTGATTTGACGCCTTGGGCCACTCAGGGCGTGCTGCTACTCAATGCCGTGCTGACGGTGCGGGCAGGCCAACCCAACAGTCACGCAAGTCAAGGCTGGGAGCCGCTGAGCGACGCGGTGATTCGGGCGGTGAACGCCCAGCCGCAGCGGGTGGTGTTCGTATTGTGGGGCGCGTATGCCCGCAAGAAGGCAAAGCTCATCACCGCCCCGCAGCACGTCATTTTGCAGTCCGCTCACCCTTCGCCGTACAGCGCTGAGCGTTTCTTTGGTACTCGCCCGTTCTCGCGGGCCAATGCCGCACTTGAGGAGGCCGGACGCGAGTCGGTGGCGTGGCCTCTCTGA
- a CDS encoding HNH endonuclease signature motif containing protein, protein MKPLLLTLALASLGVGFAYNQNAPILPDPRLSPGDVLTSDTAIICVSGYTKTVRNVPQPLKEQVYRSYGIASRESGEYEVDHIISLELGGSNSIKNLYPESYKTQPLNAHVKDSLENKLHALACGGKITMQEAQQAIASNWTTAYVKYVGPLPGGAQPIVNGNAPITHVPTLPTPAPVPISSTAQGSGTATGTTTPNADGSCPTTAPIKVSSAGIYHLPTGDGNYQRTKAKSCFTSASAAQSAGYRGIKK, encoded by the coding sequence ATGAAACCGCTCCTGCTGACCCTCGCACTGGCAAGTCTGGGCGTTGGCTTCGCTTACAACCAGAACGCGCCCATCCTGCCCGATCCTAGATTATCGCCGGGCGATGTCCTGACGTCCGACACCGCCATCATCTGCGTCTCGGGATACACCAAGACGGTGCGGAACGTTCCGCAACCCCTCAAAGAGCAGGTCTATCGCTCCTACGGAATTGCCTCACGCGAGTCCGGCGAGTACGAGGTCGACCACATCATCAGTCTCGAACTCGGCGGCTCCAACAGCATCAAAAACCTCTACCCCGAAAGCTACAAAACCCAACCGCTCAACGCTCACGTCAAAGACTCGCTGGAGAACAAGCTCCACGCCCTCGCGTGCGGCGGCAAGATCACCATGCAAGAAGCGCAGCAGGCCATCGCCAGCAACTGGACGACCGCCTACGTCAAGTACGTCGGCCCCTTGCCGGGGGGCGCACAGCCCATTGTTAACGGCAACGCACCCATCACGCACGTCCCGACCCTACCGACTCCCGCTCCAGTGCCAATCAGCAGCACCGCTCAGGGCAGTGGCACTGCCACCGGGACCACCACGCCGAATGCCGACGGGAGTTGTCCCACTACTGCGCCTATCAAGGTCAGCTCAGCGGGTATCTATCACCTGCCCACCGGCGACGGCAACTATCAGCGCACCAAGGCCAAGAGTTGCTTTACCAGTGCGTCAGCTGCGCAGTCCGCAGGCTACCGAGGGATTAAGAAATGA
- the dinB gene encoding DNA polymerase IV: MRRIVHIDMDAFYASVEVRDQPKLIGLAVAVAHQSKRGVVLTASYEARQYGVRSAMPTSLALQKCPHLTLVPPRMDVYKQVSDVIRAVFFQYTDLVEPLSLDEAYLDVSQHPSGTLIARAIKADIQREARLTASAGVSFNKFLAKLASDMHKPDGLTVIRPEQADALIAALPVEAFHGVGPATKSRMHDRRLFTGADLKRQSLSDLTHWFGAQGAHFHRISHGIDERPVDPDRERKSVGVERTFEDDLSVFAEAQAALPGLVELLMPRLTRADYHGRSLVLKIKFADRTVLTRRVTSAAPLLDAAKVLTLAYELLTPELLAGRAVRLLGLSVQNQLVAPISGAQLPLFPRGLDTLSRDQPLVK; this comes from the coding sequence GTGCGGCGCATCGTTCACATCGATATGGACGCCTTCTACGCCAGCGTCGAGGTGCGCGATCAGCCCAAGCTGATCGGTCTAGCCGTCGCGGTTGCCCACCAGAGCAAACGCGGCGTCGTCTTGACGGCCAGTTACGAAGCCCGCCAGTACGGTGTTCGCAGCGCCATGCCCACCAGCCTGGCGCTGCAAAAATGTCCCCACTTGACGCTGGTGCCACCCCGCATGGACGTCTACAAGCAAGTCTCGGACGTGATCCGCGCCGTGTTTTTCCAGTACACCGACTTGGTGGAGCCGCTCTCGCTGGACGAAGCGTATCTGGACGTCAGCCAGCACCCGTCCGGCACGCTGATTGCCAGAGCGATCAAAGCCGACATCCAGCGCGAGGCTCGGCTGACCGCCTCAGCTGGGGTGAGCTTCAACAAGTTTCTGGCAAAGCTCGCTTCGGATATGCACAAGCCCGACGGCCTGACTGTCATTCGACCTGAGCAAGCGGACGCCCTGATCGCCGCTCTGCCAGTTGAAGCGTTTCACGGCGTCGGCCCAGCCACCAAAAGCCGAATGCATGACCGCCGACTGTTCACTGGAGCCGATCTCAAACGCCAATCCCTGAGTGACCTGACCCACTGGTTCGGTGCTCAAGGCGCACACTTTCACCGGATCAGCCACGGAATCGACGAGCGGCCCGTCGATCCTGACCGGGAACGCAAAAGTGTCGGTGTGGAGCGCACCTTCGAAGATGATCTGAGCGTGTTCGCCGAGGCGCAGGCCGCTCTACCGGGTCTGGTCGAGCTGCTGATGCCGCGTCTGACGAGGGCCGATTACCACGGGCGCAGCTTGGTGCTGAAAATCAAGTTCGCCGACCGAACTGTTTTGACGCGCCGAGTGACCAGTGCTGCGCCGCTGTTAGACGCGGCGAAGGTGCTTACTCTGGCCTACGAACTGCTGACGCCTGAACTGCTGGCGGGCCGAGCAGTGCGGCTGCTGGGCTTGAGTGTCCAGAATCAGCTTGTGGCTCCCATATCTGGGGCACAGCTGCCGCTGTTTCCCAGAGGTCTAGACACTCTGAGCCGCGACCAACCGTTGGTGAAGTAA